In Candidatus Sulfurimonas marisnigri, a single genomic region encodes these proteins:
- the nifV gene encoding homocitrate synthase — protein sequence MSIINDTTLRDGEQAPFVAFNTQEKLKIAQLLYESGADELEVGIPAMGKKEQNDIKEILALNLPIPIMTWNRATMSDLESSLECGAKAVDLSIPVSQTLIDVKFNGNKDKLFKNLEDVIKLAKDEGLFVCIGGEDSSRADSEFLKEVLSIGKSLGADRFRYCDTIGILTPMKTYENISYLSSLNLIDIEMHTHNDFGMATANSIAGIEAGAVSANTTVIGLGERAGNASFEQVLMSLKHQFNEDRNINASKLQELVQCVSVAANKPIGSSRPIVGENIFSHESGIHVNGMLKNKSAYEAFQPELVGLHRFFPIGKHSGTSTLLYHLKQSGIKPITAKVQNMLPLVREMVTNRKKVLNPQELKELYLCS from the coding sequence ATGTCTATCATAAATGACACCACTCTAAGAGATGGTGAACAAGCTCCTTTTGTAGCATTCAATACACAAGAAAAGCTAAAAATTGCCCAGCTTCTTTATGAATCTGGAGCAGATGAACTTGAAGTTGGTATACCTGCAATGGGTAAAAAAGAGCAAAATGACATTAAAGAGATACTTGCTCTTAACCTTCCAATACCGATTATGACTTGGAACCGTGCTACTATGAGTGACTTGGAAAGTTCTTTAGAGTGTGGAGCTAAAGCTGTTGATTTATCAATACCTGTTTCACAAACACTAATAGATGTTAAGTTCAATGGTAATAAAGATAAGCTTTTTAAAAACCTAGAAGATGTCATAAAACTAGCGAAAGATGAGGGTCTTTTTGTTTGTATCGGAGGGGAAGATTCTAGTCGCGCTGATAGTGAGTTTTTAAAAGAGGTTTTAAGCATTGGCAAATCTTTAGGGGCTGATAGATTTAGGTACTGTGATACAATTGGCATACTAACTCCTATGAAAACTTATGAAAATATTTCATATTTATCATCGTTGAATCTAATAGATATAGAGATGCATACTCATAATGACTTTGGTATGGCTACTGCAAACTCTATAGCTGGTATAGAAGCCGGAGCAGTTAGTGCAAACACAACTGTCATTGGACTTGGTGAGAGAGCTGGAAATGCTTCGTTTGAGCAAGTATTGATGAGTTTAAAACATCAATTTAATGAAGATAGAAACATAAATGCTTCCAAACTTCAAGAGTTGGTTCAATGTGTCTCTGTTGCTGCAAATAAACCAATTGGTAGTTCTCGTCCCATTGTTGGAGAAAATATATTTTCTCATGAATCTGGCATACATGTAAATGGTATGTTGAAAAACAAAAGTGCTTACGAAGCATTTCAACCAGAGCTTGTTGGCCTTCATAGATTCTTTCCAATTGGTAAACACTCTGGGACATCAACCCTGCTCTACCATCTAAAACAAAGTGGCATAAAACCAATAACTGCTAAAGTTCAAAATATGCTTCCCTTAGTAAGAGAGATGGTTACAAATAGAAAAAAAGTTTTAAATCCCCAAGAACTTAAAGAGTTATACCTATGTTCATAG
- a CDS encoding 4Fe-4S dicluster domain-containing protein, with product MAVKITDECISCEACTPECPVSAILDEGNEKNPQDGFFYVKPESCVECVGHADEPRCVEACPTEGAIVWDMPYTVEFNDYFNSGHDAGEYNIRVHKKKGLMLPDQKEQPFISEISMGERESKANIARW from the coding sequence ATGGCAGTTAAAATCACAGATGAATGTATATCTTGCGAAGCTTGTACGCCAGAGTGTCCAGTTTCAGCAATTTTAGATGAGGGTAATGAAAAAAATCCACAAGATGGTTTTTTTTATGTTAAACCTGAGAGTTGTGTAGAGTGTGTCGGTCATGCTGATGAGCCTAGATGTGTTGAAGCTTGTCCAACAGAAGGTGCAATTGTATGGGATATGCCATACACAGTAGAATTCAATGATTACTTCAATAGTGGACATGATGCTGGAGAATACAACATTCGTGTTCACAAGAAAAAAGGCTTAATGCTACCAGATCAAAAAGAGCAGCCCTTTATTTCAGAGATATCTATGGGTGAGCGTGAATCTAAAGCAAATATTGCTCGTTGGTAA
- the nifB gene encoding nitrogenase cofactor biosynthesis protein NifB, with translation MSCSSSHDSTNLSKEIIDKINAHPCYSEGAHQHYARIHLAVAPACNIQCNYCNRKYDCSNESRPGVTSAKLSVEDAVKKVLYVGSDISQLSVVGIAGPGDALANPKKTFETFRLLQEKTPDLKLCLSTNGLRIADYIDEIVKYNIDHVTVTINTIDESGEIGSKIYPWVHYNHKKVWGKEGARLLLQKQLEGIKMLTDRGILVKANSVLIQDINGKDLPNVAKKLKELNVFIHNIMPLLSSPEFGTKFGLDGVPTTTDQEVMEAQKACGVDMKLMSHCRQCRADAVGLIGEDRGDEFLKDSFIDMSFEELEVSYDLEGRKQKHKTIENWRKHLELANNRIKLEKASKKELSSNGKTKLVAVTTAGEGMINMHFGSAQEFLIYEAGNKAIKFVMHRKIESSYSGADYGVDYDPIEEIKNSLKDCDILLTEKIGECPMSDLNEIGLICDENYANEPIEKSVFDSVQKHFYQKTKEIG, from the coding sequence ATGAGCTGTTCCTCATCACATGATTCAACTAATCTAAGTAAAGAAATTATAGATAAAATAAATGCACACCCTTGCTATAGTGAAGGTGCTCATCAACACTACGCCAGAATTCATCTAGCAGTTGCTCCAGCGTGTAATATTCAATGTAACTATTGTAATAGAAAATATGATTGTTCAAATGAATCACGCCCTGGTGTTACAAGTGCTAAACTATCTGTTGAGGATGCAGTAAAAAAAGTTCTTTATGTTGGATCTGATATCTCGCAACTCTCAGTTGTTGGTATTGCCGGTCCAGGTGATGCACTTGCAAATCCTAAAAAAACTTTTGAAACATTTAGACTATTACAAGAAAAAACACCTGACTTGAAACTTTGTCTCTCAACAAACGGTTTAAGAATCGCTGATTATATAGATGAAATAGTTAAATACAATATAGACCACGTAACTGTAACTATAAATACTATTGATGAGAGTGGTGAAATTGGTAGTAAAATCTATCCTTGGGTTCATTACAATCATAAAAAAGTTTGGGGCAAAGAGGGAGCAAGACTTCTTTTACAAAAGCAACTAGAAGGCATTAAAATGCTTACAGACAGAGGTATTTTAGTAAAAGCGAACTCTGTATTGATTCAAGACATAAATGGCAAGGATCTTCCAAATGTTGCTAAAAAGTTAAAAGAGTTAAATGTGTTTATTCATAATATTATGCCTTTACTATCAAGTCCAGAATTTGGAACTAAATTTGGTCTTGATGGTGTACCAACAACAACTGATCAAGAGGTTATGGAAGCACAAAAAGCATGTGGAGTTGATATGAAACTTATGAGCCATTGTCGCCAGTGTCGTGCTGATGCAGTTGGGCTTATCGGAGAAGATAGAGGAGATGAGTTTTTAAAAGACAGTTTCATAGATATGAGTTTTGAAGAGCTAGAGGTAAGCTATGACTTGGAGGGAAGGAAACAAAAACATAAAACTATTGAAAACTGGAGAAAGCATTTAGAACTAGCTAACAATAGGATAAAACTTGAGAAGGCCAGTAAAAAAGAACTGAGTTCAAATGGAAAAACCAAACTTGTAGCTGTAACAACTGCTGGAGAAGGCATGATAAACATGCACTTTGGTTCAGCACAAGAATTTTTAATCTACGAAGCTGGAAATAAAGCTATCAAATTTGTAATGCATAGAAAAATTGAGAGTTCATACTCAGGTGCTGATTATGGTGTAGACTATGACCCTATTGAAGAGATAAAAAACTCTCTAAAAGATTGTGATATTCTTCTTACTGAAAAAATTGGTGAATGCCCTATGAGTGACTTAAATGAGATAGGGCTTATATGTGATGAAAATTATGCAAATGAGCCAATAGAAAAATCAGTCTTTGACTCCGTACAAAAGCATTTTTACCAAAAGACAAAAGAGATTGGTTAA
- a CDS encoding 4Fe-4S dicluster domain-containing protein — translation MSVIITDSCINCDACVDECPATAIVSVDDAPVDTEYTYVKPEKCIECVDCTVPKCAYVCPSEGAIIWDMPYIEEFNDYFMYGDADGKYKIRVHKKNGVFSPLNQPRPFRETISIEQRQNKMVVEI, via the coding sequence ATGTCAGTAATCATTACAGACTCATGTATAAATTGTGACGCTTGTGTAGATGAGTGTCCAGCTACTGCTATTGTTAGTGTGGATGATGCTCCAGTAGATACTGAGTACACTTACGTTAAACCTGAAAAGTGCATAGAGTGTGTTGATTGTACTGTTCCCAAGTGTGCTTATGTATGCCCTAGTGAGGGCGCAATAATTTGGGATATGCCATACATAGAAGAATTTAACGATTATTTTATGTATGGTGATGCTGATGGAAAATACAAAATTCGTGTACACAAGAAAAATGGTGTTTTCTCTCCATTAAATCAACCCCGCCCTTTTAGAGAAACTATCTCAATAGAACAAAGACAAAACAAAATGGTTGTAGAAATATAA